A stretch of Mycobacterium sp. ITM-2016-00316 DNA encodes these proteins:
- a CDS encoding MCE family protein, with protein sequence MLTRLTRLQLSIFAVVTVLTVTAISAFYLHVPAALGIGTYDVTADFKAGGGLYSNANVTYRGVTIGRVESVGLTNDGVVAQMRLNTDTEVPENVTATVKSVSAVGEQYIDLVPPSDADGGAAPGMLRNGSNIGVERTAIGQDIAGMLKQADDLVASVGDARIQDLLKETFKAFNGSGPELARLIQSGRELIDEANASYGQTSQLIDQAGPFLDAQITAGDDIRSSADGLARLTAEVANADPQFRSTLQTVPGAVAEANTTFEGIRPTFPVLAANLANFGRIGVIYHKSIEQALVIFPALMAALITVGTGLPADEGGKLDFKINLGDSPPCSTGFIPPSEIRSPADTTLRELPTDMYCKTAQNDPAVVRGARNYPCQEFPGKRAPTVQLCRDPAGYVPIGSNPWRGPPVPYDTPITDPRNITPPNKFPNIPPANDYDPGAPAVQLPPGVTPGPGPAPNAPFPNPVPPNDNAPAPPWPYYAPPDQVLPPYGRQVPMPPLPPGTPIYRPPGSTAPGLAPPPEALLPPPPAPGPLPPAPGPLPAEQPLASAALTSTYDPKTGVFADPASGETGVFAPGSDEFTPAENWVDLMMAPRQM encoded by the coding sequence ATGCTGACCCGTCTGACACGTTTGCAGCTGTCCATCTTCGCGGTGGTGACGGTGCTGACCGTCACCGCGATCTCGGCCTTCTACCTGCACGTCCCCGCGGCGCTGGGCATCGGCACCTACGATGTCACCGCCGACTTCAAGGCCGGTGGCGGGCTGTACTCGAACGCCAACGTCACCTACCGGGGCGTGACCATCGGGCGCGTCGAATCGGTCGGGTTGACGAACGACGGTGTGGTGGCGCAGATGCGGCTCAACACCGATACCGAGGTCCCGGAGAACGTGACGGCGACCGTCAAGAGCGTCTCCGCGGTCGGCGAACAGTACATCGACCTGGTGCCCCCCAGCGATGCGGACGGCGGCGCGGCCCCCGGAATGCTGCGCAACGGCTCGAACATCGGGGTCGAGCGCACCGCGATCGGCCAGGACATCGCGGGAATGCTCAAGCAGGCCGACGATCTGGTGGCCAGCGTCGGCGACGCGCGCATCCAGGACCTGCTGAAGGAAACCTTCAAGGCGTTCAACGGATCCGGACCGGAGCTGGCCCGGCTGATCCAGTCCGGGCGGGAGCTCATCGACGAGGCCAACGCCAGCTACGGGCAGACCAGCCAACTGATCGATCAGGCCGGCCCGTTCCTGGACGCCCAGATCACCGCGGGCGATGACATCCGGTCCAGCGCCGACGGATTGGCCCGGCTGACCGCCGAGGTCGCCAACGCCGACCCCCAGTTCCGTTCGACGTTGCAGACGGTGCCAGGGGCGGTGGCAGAGGCGAACACGACGTTCGAAGGTATCCGGCCGACGTTCCCCGTGCTGGCCGCCAACCTGGCCAACTTCGGCCGCATCGGCGTCATCTATCACAAGTCGATCGAGCAGGCTCTGGTCATCTTCCCGGCGCTGATGGCCGCGCTGATCACCGTCGGTACCGGCCTGCCCGCCGACGAGGGCGGCAAGCTCGATTTCAAGATCAACCTGGGTGACTCGCCGCCGTGCTCGACCGGCTTCATCCCGCCCTCGGAGATCCGTTCGCCGGCCGACACCACCCTGCGCGAGTTGCCGACCGACATGTACTGCAAGACCGCGCAGAACGACCCCGCGGTGGTGCGTGGTGCCCGCAACTACCCGTGCCAGGAGTTCCCCGGTAAGCGCGCGCCCACCGTACAGCTGTGCCGTGACCCGGCCGGCTATGTGCCGATCGGCAGCAACCCGTGGCGTGGTCCGCCGGTGCCGTATGACACCCCGATCACCGATCCGCGGAACATCACGCCGCCGAACAAGTTCCCGAACATCCCACCGGCCAACGATTACGACCCGGGCGCACCCGCGGTCCAGCTGCCTCCGGGTGTGACACCGGGACCGGGTCCGGCCCCGAATGCACCGTTCCCGAATCCGGTGCCGCCGAACGACAATGCGCCCGCACCGCCGTGGCCGTACTACGCGCCGCCGGACCAGGTACTGCCGCCCTACGGTCGCCAGGTCCCGATGCCGCCGTTGCCGCCGGGCACGCCGATCTACCGGCCCCCGGGCTCGACGGCCCCCGGACTGGCTCCTCCGCCGGAGGCGCTGCTGCCCCCGCCGCCTGCCCCGGGCCCACTGCCGCCGGCACCCGGTCCGCTGCCGGCCGAACAACCCCTTGCCAGCGCTGCACTGACGAGCACCTACGATCCGAAGACGGGTGTCTTCGCCGACCCGGCGAGCGGCGAGACCGGGGTGTTCGCGCCCGGTAGCGACGAGTTCACACCCGCGGAGAACTGGGTGGATCTGATGATGGCGCCGAGGCAGATGTAG
- a CDS encoding MCE family protein, whose protein sequence is MTTVKSILLRGTALGGGTLMLAGCQFGGLNSLNMPGTAGHGSGSYTITVELPDVATLPQNSPVMVDDVTVGSVSGIEAVQRADGTFYAAVQLSLDGDVDLPQNSTATVAQTSLLGSQHVQLTPPLDDAVGKLKQGSNIPLGAIGRYPTTEEVLSALGVVVNKGNLGALQDITDEAYAAVAGRTGSFADLLPRLAELTASLDRQTEDILTAADGLNRFASILAQSKDNLGRTLDSLPNALLVLNNNRDNIVSAFAALKSFAEVGSRVLSETKTDFTADLKDLFPVIKALNDNADDFIKDLELLPTFPFHYKYLRNAVRGDYMNVFVTFDLTVRRFGESVFTTSFFDPNMKHLSEVINPPDFLTGAMANLSGQAADPFKIPPGTATQHDGGTP, encoded by the coding sequence ATGACCACTGTGAAGTCGATCCTGCTGCGGGGCACCGCGCTCGGCGGCGGCACGCTCATGCTGGCCGGCTGCCAGTTCGGCGGGCTCAACTCGCTGAACATGCCCGGCACCGCCGGCCACGGCTCCGGCTCGTACACGATCACCGTGGAGCTGCCGGATGTTGCGACGTTGCCGCAGAACTCGCCGGTCATGGTCGACGATGTCACCGTCGGCAGCGTCTCGGGTATCGAGGCGGTACAGCGCGCGGACGGCACGTTCTACGCCGCGGTGCAGCTATCGCTGGACGGCGATGTCGACCTGCCGCAGAATTCGACGGCCACCGTCGCGCAGACCTCGCTGCTGGGTTCCCAGCATGTGCAGCTCACCCCACCCCTCGACGATGCCGTCGGCAAGCTGAAGCAGGGCTCCAACATCCCACTCGGGGCCATCGGCCGGTACCCGACCACCGAAGAGGTGCTCTCCGCGCTCGGTGTGGTGGTCAACAAGGGCAATCTCGGTGCACTTCAAGACATCACCGATGAGGCCTATGCCGCGGTCGCGGGACGGACCGGCAGTTTCGCCGACCTGCTGCCGCGGCTGGCCGAACTGACCGCGTCACTGGATCGGCAGACCGAGGACATCCTCACGGCGGCCGACGGGCTCAACCGGTTCGCCTCGATCCTGGCGCAGAGCAAGGACAACCTCGGCCGCACGCTGGACAGCCTGCCGAATGCGCTGCTGGTCCTCAACAACAATCGCGACAACATCGTCAGCGCGTTCGCGGCGCTGAAGAGTTTCGCCGAGGTGGGTTCGCGCGTGCTGTCGGAGACCAAAACCGATTTCACGGCCGACCTCAAGGACCTGTTCCCGGTCATCAAGGCGCTCAACGACAATGCCGATGACTTCATCAAGGACCTGGAACTGCTGCCCACCTTCCCGTTCCACTACAAGTACCTGCGCAACGCCGTCCGCGGTGACTACATGAACGTGTTCGTGACGTTCGACCTCACCGTGCGGCGCTTCGGTGAGTCGGTGTTCACCACCTCGTTCTTCGACCCGAACATGAAGCATCTCAGCGAGGTCATCAACCCGCCGGACTTCCTGACCGGTGCGATGGCCAACCTCTCCGGTCAGGCGGCGGATCCGTTCAAGATCCCGCCGGGCACCGCGACTCAGCACGATGGGGGGACGCCGTAA
- a CDS encoding MCE family protein: MTDNTSPKSKWLRGTLAVALAVLLAVGVYLVWPSRGGQQVVAYFPTAVGLYPGDDVRIVGVPVGRIDSIQPRAQDVKINMTLDDGIRVPANAQAIIIAPNLVSARFIQLTPAYTEGDVLADGAEIGLDRTGVPVEWDEVKEQLTALSTQLGPQEGGLQGPLTQVVNQAADTFDNNGDSFRQALRELSQTAGRLGDSRTDLFGTIRNLQVLVNALSNSNEQIVQFTNHVASVSQVLAASTQDLDATLGALNQALGDVRGLLSESNASLIQSVGKLSEFTQILTDHSDDIEQILHVTPNGLANFYNIYNPAQGTVGGLLSLPNFANPVQFICGGTFDVGASPDNYKRAEICRQRMAPVLKRITMNYPPILLHPIDSITAYKGQIIYDTPATEAKAETPVPYLQWQPAPGVTPPNPGPDGNLSQLILPPPAIPGQVSPAGPVPPAPPMGAGPLPGPAPAPAEGAGG; this comes from the coding sequence ATGACCGACAACACATCTCCGAAGAGCAAGTGGCTGCGCGGCACCCTCGCGGTGGCGCTCGCGGTCCTGCTGGCCGTCGGCGTCTATCTGGTGTGGCCGAGCCGCGGCGGTCAGCAGGTCGTCGCCTACTTCCCGACCGCGGTCGGGCTGTACCCCGGCGACGACGTCCGGATCGTCGGCGTGCCGGTGGGGCGCATCGATTCGATCCAGCCGCGCGCCCAGGACGTCAAGATCAACATGACCCTGGACGACGGCATCCGGGTGCCGGCGAACGCGCAGGCGATCATCATCGCGCCGAACCTGGTGTCCGCCCGGTTCATTCAGCTGACACCCGCCTACACCGAAGGTGATGTGCTGGCAGACGGCGCCGAGATCGGGCTGGACCGCACCGGTGTCCCCGTCGAATGGGACGAGGTCAAGGAGCAGTTGACCGCGCTGAGCACACAGCTCGGCCCACAGGAGGGCGGCCTGCAGGGGCCGCTCACCCAGGTCGTGAACCAGGCCGCCGACACGTTCGACAACAACGGCGACTCGTTCCGCCAGGCACTGCGCGAACTCTCACAGACCGCCGGGCGCCTCGGGGATTCCCGCACCGACCTGTTCGGCACCATCCGCAATCTGCAGGTTCTGGTGAACGCGCTGTCCAACAGCAACGAACAGATCGTGCAGTTCACCAATCACGTCGCCTCGGTATCGCAGGTGCTGGCGGCCAGCACCCAGGATCTCGACGCCACCCTGGGCGCGCTCAATCAGGCGCTCGGCGATGTCCGCGGTCTGCTCAGCGAGTCCAATGCCTCGCTGATCCAGTCGGTCGGCAAGCTCAGTGAGTTCACCCAGATCCTGACCGACCACAGCGACGACATCGAGCAGATCCTGCACGTCACCCCGAACGGGCTCGCCAACTTCTACAACATCTACAACCCGGCACAGGGCACCGTCGGCGGCCTGTTGTCGCTGCCGAACTTCGCCAACCCGGTCCAGTTCATCTGCGGTGGCACCTTCGATGTCGGCGCCTCTCCGGACAACTACAAGCGCGCCGAGATCTGCCGCCAGCGCATGGCGCCGGTGCTCAAGCGGATCACCATGAACTACCCCCCGATCCTGCTGCACCCGATCGACAGCATCACCGCCTACAAGGGGCAGATCATCTACGACACACCGGCTACCGAGGCCAAGGCCGAGACACCCGTGCCGTACCTGCAGTGGCAGCCCGCACCCGGAGTCACCCCGCCGAACCCCGGCCCGGATGGCAACCTGAGCCAGCTCATCCTGCCGCCACCGGCGATACCCGGACAGGTCTCACCGGCAGGTCCGGTGCCGCCGGCCCCGCCGATGGGTGCGGGACCCCTGCCGGGGCCTGCCCCGGCGCCGGCGGAAGGGGCGGGCGGATGA
- a CDS encoding MCE family protein — MASPDRSNPLRTGILGIFVVACLVLVSFGYTGLPWYPQGRDFEAYFTDAGGISPGNDVAVSGIKVGSVTSVSLAGDQAKVGFTVDRNIKVGNQTLVAIKTDTVLGQKSLSVTPGGSGDSTVIPVGRTTTPYTLNTALQDLGGNVSALDKPKFEQALQTLTDTLRDATPQLRGALDGVTNLSRSLNKRDQALEELLLHAKNVSDTLAQRAGQVNQLITDGNQLFAALDERRQALSTLIAGIDDVSHQLSGFVADNKREFLPVLQRLDAVMANLLERKEHIGEALKRLPPYATALAEVVGNGPGFNINLYGLPPATIAEVLLDGYFQPGKLPDSLADYLRGMISERMLVRPKTP; from the coding sequence ATGGCTAGTCCAGACCGCAGCAATCCGCTGCGCACCGGGATTCTCGGCATCTTCGTGGTGGCGTGCCTGGTGCTGGTGTCCTTCGGGTACACCGGCCTGCCGTGGTATCCGCAGGGCCGCGATTTCGAGGCCTACTTCACCGACGCCGGCGGAATCTCGCCGGGTAACGATGTCGCGGTGTCCGGGATCAAGGTCGGCAGCGTGACCTCGGTGTCGCTGGCCGGCGACCAGGCCAAGGTGGGCTTCACCGTCGACCGGAACATCAAGGTGGGCAACCAGACTCTGGTGGCGATCAAGACCGACACCGTGCTCGGCCAGAAGTCGTTGTCGGTGACACCCGGGGGCAGTGGGGATTCGACCGTCATCCCGGTCGGGCGCACCACCACCCCGTACACCCTGAACACCGCGCTGCAGGACCTCGGCGGCAATGTCAGTGCGCTCGACAAGCCGAAGTTCGAACAGGCGCTGCAGACCCTGACCGACACGCTGCGCGATGCGACCCCGCAATTGCGCGGTGCCCTCGACGGAGTGACGAACCTGAGCCGCAGCCTGAACAAGCGTGATCAGGCGCTCGAAGAGTTGCTGTTGCACGCCAAGAACGTCTCCGACACGCTGGCCCAGCGCGCCGGTCAGGTGAATCAGCTGATCACCGACGGCAATCAGTTGTTCGCCGCCCTCGATGAGCGCAGGCAGGCGCTGAGTACCCTCATCGCCGGTATCGACGATGTCTCGCACCAGCTTTCCGGTTTCGTCGCCGATAACAAGCGCGAGTTCCTGCCGGTGCTGCAACGCCTCGATGCGGTGATGGCCAACCTGCTCGAGCGCAAGGAACACATCGGTGAGGCGCTCAAGCGGCTGCCCCCGTACGCCACCGCGCTCGCCGAGGTGGTCGGTAACGGGCCCGGCTTCAACATCAACCTGTACGGCCTGCCCCCGGCGACCATCGCCGAAGTGCTGTTGGACGGCTACTTCCAGCCGGGCAAGCTGCCGGACAGCCTCGCCGACTATCTGCGCGGCATGATCTCCGAGCGCATGCTGGTGAGGCCGAAGACGCCATGA
- a CDS encoding MCE family protein, whose amino-acid sequence MVLVAAGLVVVFGQFRFASSNQFAATFTEASRLKAGNDVRISGVPVGSVGAVTLNPDNTVNVVFDVDKRYQLYTSTRAVVRYENLVGDRYMEITSGPGELKKLPVGATISQENTEPALDLDALLGGLKPVLKGLDGAKVNEVSNAVIELLQGQGGAIQSLLSNTSSFSQRLADRDQLIGDVITNLNTVLGTVDEKGTQFNASVDELQKLITGLAENRDPIAGAIGPLASAENDLTEMLEASRRPLQGVIENARPLLQRMDERKADINKVIEPLAENYMRLNSLGAYGAFFNIYYCSIRLKINGPAGSDILIPFGGPPDPSKGRCSENG is encoded by the coding sequence ATGGTGCTGGTGGCCGCCGGCCTGGTCGTGGTGTTCGGGCAGTTCCGATTCGCGTCGAGCAACCAGTTCGCGGCGACCTTCACCGAGGCATCCCGGCTCAAGGCAGGCAATGATGTCCGGATCTCGGGCGTGCCGGTCGGCTCGGTCGGCGCCGTCACGCTGAACCCGGACAACACCGTCAACGTCGTGTTCGACGTGGACAAGCGCTACCAGCTCTACACCTCCACCCGGGCGGTGGTGCGGTACGAGAACCTGGTCGGTGACCGCTACATGGAGATCACCTCCGGTCCGGGCGAGCTGAAGAAGCTGCCGGTCGGCGCCACCATCTCCCAGGAGAACACCGAGCCCGCACTGGATCTCGACGCACTGCTGGGCGGGTTGAAGCCGGTGCTCAAAGGTCTGGACGGGGCCAAGGTCAACGAGGTCAGCAATGCGGTCATCGAGCTGCTGCAGGGCCAGGGTGGCGCAATCCAGAGCCTGCTGTCGAACACCAGCTCGTTCAGCCAGCGACTGGCCGACCGGGATCAGCTGATCGGTGACGTCATCACCAACCTGAACACCGTGCTGGGCACCGTCGACGAGAAGGGCACCCAGTTCAACGCCAGCGTCGACGAGCTCCAGAAGCTGATCACCGGGCTGGCCGAGAACCGTGATCCGATTGCCGGGGCGATCGGACCGCTGGCATCGGCGGAGAACGATCTGACCGAGATGCTGGAGGCCTCGCGCCGGCCCCTGCAGGGCGTGATCGAGAACGCGCGCCCGCTGTTGCAGCGGATGGACGAGCGCAAGGCCGATATCAACAAGGTGATCGAACCGCTCGCGGAGAACTACATGCGGCTCAACTCGCTGGGTGCCTATGGCGCGTTCTTCAACATCTACTACTGCTCGATCCGGTTGAAGATCAACGGTCCGGCCGGTAGCGACATCCTGATCCCGTTCGGTGGCCCGCCGGACCCGTCGAAGGGGAGGTGCTCGGAAAATGGCTAG
- a CDS encoding MCE family protein, which translates to MSDGNAKRSHVRIAAAILATLIVLAVLFTYLFFTAAFTPTDTVTVTSQRAGLVMERDAKVKYRGIQVGKVSAIAYAGDQAELTLSIDRNQMRFIPSNAIVKIGGTTVFGAKSVEFLPPEDPRDTPLRAGTSIAAADVQLEVNTLFQTLTDVLHKIDPINLNATMTALGEGLRGNGDNAGAAMAGLNSYLAQLNPKLPTLAEDFRKTAIVADIYGDAGPDLATILDNAPRLAQTIVDEQDNLNAALLAATGFAENGTATLEPAADDYIAAIQRMRAVLKVAGDYSPVIGCTLQGTSKALDTFAPVIGGIRPGLFVASNFLPGAPSYTYPESLPVVNASGGPNCRGLPDVPGKQLGGSWYHTPFLVTDNAYVPYQPNTELQFNAPSTLQFLFNGAFAERDDF; encoded by the coding sequence ATGTCCGACGGAAACGCCAAACGCAGTCATGTCAGGATCGCCGCCGCGATCCTGGCGACGCTGATCGTCCTCGCCGTGCTGTTCACCTATCTGTTCTTCACCGCGGCGTTCACCCCCACCGACACCGTCACCGTGACTTCGCAGCGGGCCGGCCTGGTGATGGAACGGGATGCCAAGGTCAAGTACCGCGGTATCCAGGTCGGCAAGGTCAGCGCGATCGCCTACGCGGGGGATCAGGCGGAGCTGACGCTGTCGATCGACCGCAACCAGATGCGCTTCATCCCGTCCAACGCCATCGTGAAGATCGGCGGCACCACGGTTTTCGGCGCGAAGTCGGTGGAGTTCCTTCCCCCCGAGGACCCCCGCGACACCCCGTTGCGGGCCGGTACCAGCATCGCGGCCGCCGACGTGCAGCTTGAGGTCAACACACTGTTCCAGACCCTCACCGATGTGCTGCACAAGATCGACCCGATCAACCTGAATGCCACGATGACCGCGCTGGGCGAAGGCCTGCGCGGCAACGGTGACAACGCCGGTGCCGCCATGGCCGGGCTGAACAGCTATCTGGCCCAGCTCAATCCGAAACTGCCGACGCTGGCCGAAGACTTCCGCAAGACCGCCATCGTGGCCGATATCTACGGTGACGCCGGACCCGATCTGGCCACCATCCTGGACAACGCCCCCCGGCTGGCCCAGACGATCGTCGATGAGCAGGACAATCTCAACGCCGCGCTGCTGGCGGCCACCGGTTTCGCCGAGAACGGCACCGCCACATTGGAACCGGCCGCCGATGACTACATCGCCGCGATCCAGCGGATGCGTGCGGTGCTCAAGGTGGCCGGCGACTACTCGCCGGTGATCGGTTGCACGCTGCAGGGTACGTCGAAGGCACTGGACACCTTCGCCCCCGTCATCGGCGGTATCCGGCCCGGTCTGTTCGTGGCCTCCAACTTCCTGCCCGGTGCGCCGTCCTACACCTACCCCGAGAGCCTGCCCGTGGTGAACGCGTCGGGCGGACCCAACTGCCGCGGACTGCCCGATGTCCCGGGCAAGCAACTCGGCGGGTCCTGGTACCACACACCGTTCCTGGTGACCGACAACGCCTACGTGCCCTACCAGCCGAACACCGAACTCCAGTTCAACGCGCCCTCGACACTGCAGTTCCTGTTCAACGGCGCATTCGCGGAACGGGATGACTTCTAG
- a CDS encoding ABC transporter permease: protein MSYDATLRFRRFFSGVPRAVDNIGEQALFYGESLRYIPNALTRYRKETIRLVAEMTMGTGALVMIGGTVGVAAFLTLASGGVIAVQGYSSLGNIGIEALTGFLSAFLNVRIIAPVIAGIALAATIGAGTTAQLGAMRVAEEIDAVEAMAVHAVSYLVSTRIIAGLIAIVPLYSLSVLAAFFAARFTTVFINGQSAGLYDHYFNTFLIPTDLLWSFLQAIVMSIAVMLVHTYYGYNASGGPVGVGIAVGQAVRTSLIVVVTITLFISLAVYGASGNFNLSG, encoded by the coding sequence ATGAGTTACGACGCGACACTTCGGTTTCGGCGGTTCTTCAGTGGTGTGCCCCGGGCCGTGGACAACATCGGTGAGCAGGCGCTGTTCTACGGCGAGTCACTGCGCTACATCCCGAACGCCCTGACCCGGTACCGCAAGGAGACCATCCGACTGGTCGCCGAGATGACCATGGGCACAGGCGCACTGGTCATGATCGGCGGAACGGTCGGGGTCGCGGCCTTTCTCACGCTGGCCTCCGGCGGTGTCATCGCCGTGCAGGGCTACTCCTCGCTGGGCAATATCGGCATCGAGGCACTGACCGGATTCCTCTCGGCGTTCCTCAACGTCCGCATCATCGCCCCGGTGATCGCCGGGATCGCGCTGGCGGCCACCATCGGTGCCGGCACCACGGCACAGCTGGGTGCCATGCGGGTGGCTGAGGAGATCGACGCCGTGGAAGCCATGGCGGTGCACGCGGTGTCGTATCTGGTGTCGACCCGGATCATCGCCGGACTGATCGCCATCGTGCCGCTGTACTCGTTGTCCGTACTGGCGGCGTTCTTCGCGGCACGATTCACCACCGTCTTCATCAACGGGCAGAGTGCGGGCCTGTACGACCACTACTTCAACACCTTCCTCATACCCACCGATCTGCTGTGGTCGTTCCTGCAGGCGATCGTCATGTCGATCGCGGTCATGCTGGTGCACACCTACTACGGCTACAACGCCTCCGGCGGCCCGGTCGGCGTCGGCATTGCGGTCGGCCAGGCCGTGCGTACCTCGCTGATCGTCGTCGTCACCATCACCCTGTTCATCTCACTCGCCGTGTACGGCGCGTCCGGCAACTTCAACCTCTCCGGGTAG
- a CDS encoding ABC transporter permease, with amino-acid sequence MIEQLAAPARAVGGFVEMTIDTFVKMWRRPFQFREFLDQTWMIARVSLVPTLLVSIPFTVLVAFTLNILLREIGAADLSGAGTAFGTITQLGPVVTVLVVAGAGATAICADLGARTIREEIDAMRVLGIDPIQRLVVPRVLASTVVAVLLNGLVCAIGLSGGYVFSVFLQGVNPGAFINGLTILTGLGELVLAMFKALLFGLLAGLVGCYRGLTVKGGPKGVGIAVNETVVYAFICLFVVNVILTAVGVRVLER; translated from the coding sequence TTGATCGAACAGCTTGCGGCTCCGGCGCGGGCCGTGGGTGGGTTCGTGGAAATGACCATCGACACCTTCGTCAAGATGTGGCGTCGGCCCTTCCAGTTCCGCGAATTTCTGGATCAGACGTGGATGATCGCGCGGGTGTCGTTGGTCCCGACGCTCCTGGTGTCCATCCCGTTCACGGTTCTGGTCGCCTTCACGCTCAACATCCTCCTTCGCGAGATCGGCGCGGCCGACCTGTCCGGCGCGGGCACCGCTTTCGGCACCATCACCCAGCTCGGACCGGTGGTGACCGTGCTGGTGGTCGCCGGCGCCGGTGCCACCGCGATCTGTGCCGATCTCGGCGCACGCACCATCCGTGAAGAGATCGACGCGATGCGCGTGCTGGGCATCGATCCGATCCAGCGACTCGTGGTGCCCCGCGTGCTCGCCTCGACCGTGGTGGCGGTGCTGCTCAATGGTCTCGTGTGCGCCATCGGCCTGTCCGGCGGGTACGTGTTCTCGGTGTTCCTGCAGGGCGTCAACCCGGGAGCGTTCATCAACGGGCTGACCATCCTGACCGGACTCGGTGAGCTCGTGCTCGCCATGTTCAAGGCCCTGCTGTTCGGCCTGCTGGCCGGTCTGGTCGGCTGCTACCGGGGTCTGACCGTGAAGGGCGGCCCCAAGGGGGTGGGTATCGCGGTGAACGAGACCGTGGTCTACGCCTTCATCTGCCTGTTCGTCGTCAACGTCATCCTGACCGCCGTCGGCGTCCGGGTCCTGGAGCGGTAG
- a CDS encoding 3-oxoacyl-ACP reductase, with protein sequence MAPDTATNENPIDLSGRVAVVTGAAAGLGRAEAIGLARAGATVVVNDMAGALDSSDVLAEIEAAGSKGVAVAGDISARSTADELVETADRLGGLSIVVNNAGITRDRMLFNMSDDDWDAVIAVHLRGHFLLTRNAATYWKAKAKESADGQVYGRIINTSSEAGIAGPVGQANYGAAKAGITALTLSAARGLSRYGVRANAIAPRARTAMTADVFGDAPDLGEGQVDALSPEHVVTLVSYLASPASDRVNGQLFIVYGPTVTLVAAPVAAQRFDARGDAWDPAALSAALGDFFAERDPEIGFSATELMGS encoded by the coding sequence GTGGCTCCAGACACCGCAACGAACGAAAATCCGATCGACCTGTCCGGCAGGGTCGCCGTCGTCACCGGCGCGGCCGCGGGTCTCGGCCGTGCCGAGGCGATCGGGCTGGCCCGCGCCGGCGCGACGGTCGTGGTCAACGACATGGCCGGCGCACTGGACTCCTCCGATGTGCTCGCCGAGATCGAGGCCGCCGGGTCCAAGGGTGTGGCGGTGGCCGGCGATATCAGCGCCCGTAGCACCGCAGACGAACTGGTGGAGACCGCGGATCGGCTGGGCGGCCTGAGCATCGTGGTCAACAACGCCGGTATCACCCGGGACCGCATGCTGTTCAACATGTCCGACGATGACTGGGACGCGGTGATCGCCGTGCACCTCCGTGGTCATTTCCTGCTGACCCGCAATGCCGCGACCTACTGGAAGGCCAAGGCCAAGGAGTCTGCCGATGGTCAGGTGTACGGCCGGATCATCAACACCTCGTCGGAGGCCGGCATCGCGGGACCGGTGGGGCAGGCCAACTATGGCGCGGCGAAGGCGGGTATCACCGCCCTGACCCTGTCGGCGGCGCGTGGCCTGAGCCGGTACGGCGTGCGTGCCAACGCGATCGCGCCGCGCGCGCGTACGGCGATGACCGCCGATGTGTTCGGCGACGCGCCCGACCTCGGCGAGGGTCAGGTCGACGCGCTGTCACCCGAACACGTCGTCACACTGGTGAGCTATCTGGCGTCCCCGGCTTCGGACCGGGTGAACGGTCAGCTGTTCATCGTCTACGGCCCGACGGTCACCCTGGTGGCCGCGCCGGTGGCTGCGCAGCGTTTCGACGCGCGCGGCGACGCCTGGGACCCGGCGGCGCTCAGCGCGGCGCTGGGGGACTTCTTTGCTGAGAGGGATCCGGAAATAGGATTCTCGGCTACTGAACTAATGGGTTCTTGA
- a CDS encoding ferredoxin produces MHVEVDRDRCEGNAVCLGIAPDLFDLDDDDYAVVKADPVPADQEDLAEQSIAECPRAALIRKD; encoded by the coding sequence ATGCACGTAGAAGTCGATCGTGACCGCTGCGAAGGCAATGCGGTGTGTCTCGGTATCGCCCCCGACCTGTTTGATCTCGATGACGATGACTACGCGGTGGTGAAGGCCGACCCGGTGCCCGCCGACCAGGAGGACCTGGCCGAGCAGTCCATCGCAGAATGCCCACGGGCCGCCCTGATCCGAAAAGACTAA